The following DNA comes from Leishmania mexicana MHOM/GT/2001/U1103 complete genome, chromosome 1.
GGTCGATTATCAACATATGGCGTCATAACGGTCTCGTGGAGCCCACCACCAACCACCCCTCAGCCAGCCACCCCATCACTGCCAcccttctccgccaccgTAACCCGTCGTGCACCGTCCCCGCGATTGGGCGTGTGTCGGTGGGTATCGGCGGCCGGAATGTGCAGTAAACGGAGAGGGGGCGTTTCGAGGTTTGCAAGGATGCCGACGTCGCATCACGACgccatgcacacgcacacacgtgcctctctccccctcccctcccctccctcgcagTCGCGCGAGCTGGATGACGGGCCCCGTGCGTTTGCGGGGCCGCATCCCTCGTGCCGGGGCGTGAATACTGGGACGCTTACCCACTACAGTGATGTATGTCTCCGacctctccccacccccttcttgCTCGCCGACACCACCTCCGCCAACCACCACGCAAACCTCGGACCCGCGCGCTCATGGAACGCTTCATGGCTCGTCGCAGTCTTAcccgcccctcaccccccccccttcaaGCGGGCCGGTCATCCACATTCGTCGTATATACGCACGCAGACTGCACCGACTCcacccgccgcagcagcagccatgGACATCCCCTCTCACTGCAGCAGCCTGGAGGCGACAGTGCTCCAGCTGATGGACGACGCCAAcgcgcgccgcgtcgtgccgGACCGTCGCGCGATGCGCTACCAGGAGCTAGGCGACGAGAACGTCGTCCTCGAAGGCACCGAGAGCGAGAACAGCACGCCCATCTACCGCCAGGCGAAGGTAACGGAcgcgatgcagcgccgcctggaAAAGGAGTGGTACAACGGACCCAACTTTGTGCAATGTTTTGAGTCCATGTGCAAGTCTCGTGGCAGCAAGCGTGCGCTGGCCTACCGCCCGCTAAGTCGCGTGTCGCATCAGCTGGTGAGGGAGCCGGAGAGCGGGCTGGAGCGGCTGTTCGAGGTGACAGTTTACGACGCGACGCAGTACTTGACGTATGATGATGTGTGGACGGTCGTGCAGAACTTTGGCCGTGGCCTGCGCGAGCTCGTCCTCACTCCCGACGGCAAGGTCGGCCTGTACCTCGAGACGCGCTGGGAGTGGCTTGCGTCGGCGTACGGCGTGTGGTCGCAGAGCATGGTGCTCGCCACGGTGTACGCGAACCTGGGCAAGGAGGCACTCAGCGAGGCCTTCGCGGAGACGAGGTGCGCCGTCATCGTGACCGTCGGCGAGCGTGTGCCGTCGCTGATCGCCATGATGCGGAGCGGCGCGATACCGCACTGCACCCTGATCTACCTCGACGCGTTGCCGGAGGACATTGATGCGACGGGCGTGACGCTGAAGGCGTGGGAAGACGTCGTGAAGGCCGGCGCTCTCTCGAACTACCCCCTCAACCTGCCGACGAACAACGACTCGGTGGCGCTGATCATGTACACGAGCGGCACGACGGGCGGGCCGAAGGGCGTCATGCACACGTACGGCTCCATGACCGCGGGCATCAACGGCATGGGTGGCCGCCTGAACGAGCTGTGCGGGGGTGTTGAGCCCGATGAGCGCTACTGCTGCTCcctgccgctggcgcacaTCTTCGAGTTCACGGTCACGAACGTCTTCCttgcgcgcggctgctggaTCGGATTCGGGCACACCCGCACGCTCCTGAGCACGTACGCACGTCCGCACGGCGACCTCGTCGAGTTCAAGCCGATCTTCTTGATTGGCGTGCCGCGCATCTTCGACGCCTACAAgaaggcgatggaggcgagCCTGGCACAGCGCGGCGCGCTGGAGCGCAAAATCTTTGAgcacgccttcgcctcccgcctccgtcacctgCACGCCGGCATGGAAACGCCGTTCTGGAATACGGTGGTCTTCGCCCCGCTGCGCGAGATGGTGGGCggccgcgtgcgcagcaTGTTCGGAGGCGGTGGCCCGATCAGTGCCCCAACGCAGCACTTCATGAACGTTGTCCTTGGCGGCTTCATCCAGGGCTACGGACTCACCGAAACCGTCGGCAATGGGCCGAAGCAGCTTGTCGGCGACCTCGAGCCTGCATGTGTCGGTCGCCTGGAGGTGGCCTGCGAGATGAAGCTAGTGGACACGCCAGACTACAAGCACACCGACACGCCGGAGCCGCGCGGCGAGATCTGCCTGCGTGGCCCGTTTCTCTTCAAGGGCTACTACAAGAAGGAAAGTGCCACCAAGTCTGCCATCGACGCTGACGGCTGGTTCCACACGGGCGACGttggcgccatcgccgaccGCGGTCGGCTGCGCATCGTCAGCCGCATCAAGTCACTGGCAAAGAACGCGCTAGGCGAGTACATCCCGATGGAGATCCTGGAGTCCCTGTACGCGCAGGTGAGCCTGTGCGTGCCGaacggcgtgtgcgtcgttGTCCACTCTGCCAAGCACTacgtctgcgccatcgcgTGCACGACGGAGAGCAAGGCGATGGTGttcgcgcggcagcacgacATCCAGTATGAGTGGCCGGCGATTCTGAAGAACCCCGACTTTcagacagcagcgacacaggCGTTCCGCGAGGTCGCCACAACCGCGGGCCGCGGCAAGCAGGAGATTGTACGCTATGTCCACGTTGTGGGGGATCAGTGGACGCCGGAGAACGACATGCTGACGGCGGCTGGCAAGCTGAAGCGGcacgcggtggcggagcgctACAAGGACCTGATCTGCTCCCTGTACGTTGACTAGCGGGACcacgagcagcgcagcagcgtccaccaccaccaccacccttgCAGCCCGCTCGGGTCCCTTCCCCATCTCTTCCGTGTTGTGTCGTGTGCACTGTCCCCCAACCCGCTTTTCCCTTCGGGTCCCCGCGtcgggcgggggggggggggaggggccgtTGGCGGAGACCGACATACATGTgcaggtgcagcaccgcacagGGCGCCGCTCTGCATGCACTTGTCCTTTCTTTGGGTGCGGACCACGGAGACGCGTCCCCCCAGCCGAAACCCat
Coding sequences within:
- a CDS encoding putative fatty acyl CoA synthetase 2, which gives rise to MDIPSHCSSLEATVLQLMDDANARRVVPDRRAMRYQELGDENVVLEGTESENSTPIYRQAKVTDAMQRRLEKEWYNGPNFVQCFESMCKSRGSKRALAYRPLSRVSHQLVREPESGLERLFEVTVYDATQYLTYDDVWTVVQNFGRGLRELVLTPDGKVGLYLETRWEWLASAYGVWSQSMVLATVYANLGKEALSEAFAETRCAVIVTVGERVPSLIAMMRSGAIPHCTLIYLDALPEDIDATGVTLKAWEDVVKAGALSNYPLNLPTNNDSVALIMYTSGTTGGPKGVMHTYGSMTAGINGMGGRLNELCGGVEPDERYCCSLPLAHIFEFTVTNVFLARGCWIGFGHTRTLLSTYARPHGDLVEFKPIFLIGVPRIFDAYKKAMEASLAQRGALERKIFEHAFASRLRHLHAGMETPFWNTVVFAPLREMVGGRVRSMFGGGGPISAPTQHFMNVVLGGFIQGYGLTETVGNGPKQLVGDLEPACVGRLEVACEMKLVDTPDYKHTDTPEPRGEICLRGPFLFKGYYKKESATKSAIDADGWFHTGDVGAIADRGRLRIVSRIKSLAKNALGEYIPMEILESLYAQVSLCVPNGVCVVVHSAKHYVCAIACTTESKAMVFARQHDIQYEWPAILKNPDFQTAATQAFREVATTAGRGKQEIVRYVHVVGDQWTPENDMLTAAGKLKRHAVAERYKDLICSLYVD